TCGGCCACGGTGGCCGGGGTGACGGCGGGCGGCATCGTCGCTCCGCTGGTGCAGACCACCGGGGTGGACCCCAACCTGATGGTGCTGGCGATCGGGGCAGGAAGCCTGATGTGCAGCCACGTCAACGATTCGGGGTTCTGGATGTTCAAGGAGTACTTTGGTTTGTCGTTGAAGGACACGTTCCGTTCCTGGACCTTGATGGAGACCTTGGTCGGGGTATTCGGTCTGCTGTTCGTGATGCTCTTGTCGGTAGTGATCAGCTAAGGATAAAACAATGAAAATGACTCTTCCTGCCCGCCATGCGCTGGCATTGGCCGCCCTGATGGCCGTCTCGGCGGCCAGCTCGGCGGCCTCGGTATCGGCTTACCAGTCCCTGCCCGACGATCCCAAGTCGATCGTGGTGCGCGCGGCCAAGGGCGACGGCAAGGCCGACGACACGGCCGCCATCCAGGACGCCATCAACCGCGCCGCCAACGGCGGCCAGGGTGGCATCGTGTTCCTGCCCTCGGGCCGCTACCGCCTCACCCGCTCGATCCTGATTCCGCTCGCGGTGCGCGTCTACGGCGTGGGCCCGACCCGCCCGGTGTTCGTGCTGGCCCCGAACACCCCCGGCTTCCAGAAGGGCGTGGCCAACATGGTGGTCTTCACCGGCGGCGACCAGTACAGCGTGGGCAAGGTGCCGATGCCGGTGCCGAGCGCCGTGCCCTTCAGCGAGAACGTGCGCAACGCGAACTCCTCGACCTTCTACTCGGCCCTGTCCAACGTCGACTTCGAGATCGGCGACGGCAACCCGGCCGCGGCCGGCGTGCGCATGCACACCGCCCAGCACTCGAACCTGAGCCACATCGACTTCCACATCGGCTCCGGCCTGGCCGGCGTCTACCAGGTCGGCAACGTGGCCTACAACCTGCGCTTCTACGGCGGCCGCTACGGCATCCTGAGCGAAAAGACCTCGCCGGCCTGGCAGTTCACCCTGATGGATTCGAGCTTCGAGGGCCAGCGCGACGCCGCCATCCGCGAGCACGAAGCCGGCCTCACCATGATCAACACCGAGATCAAGAACACCCCGGTGGGCGTGGAAATCAACCGCGGCTACGGCGACTGGCTGTGGGGCAAGGACGTGCGCTTCGAGAACGTCAGCAAGGCCGCCGTCATCGTCAGCAACGAGAACAACGTCTACACCCAGGTCGGCTTCGAGAACGCCATCGCGCGCAACGTGCCGACCTTCGCGCGCTTCCGCGACAGCGGCAAGACCCTGGCCGGAAACGGCAAGGACTACAAGGTCAGCGAATTCAACTACGGCATGTTCGTCAAGCAGATGGGCGCGCCGGGCCAGTTCGCCACCAACTACAAGACTGCCGCGCTGCCGGCCTCGGTCAACACCGCGCGCGCCCTGCGACCGCTGCCGGCCACCACCGAATGGGCCAACGTGCGCAGCTTCGGCGCCAAGGGCGACGGCACCACCGACGACACCGCGGCGATCCAGAAGGCGATCGACAGCAAGCGCGTGGTCTACCTGCCGCTCGGCTTCTACGTGGTCAACGACACCATCCGCATGAAGCCGGACACGGTCATCGTGGCCCTGCACCCGGGCCTGACCCAGCTCCTGATCCCGAACGGCTCGCCCAAGTTCCAGGGCGTCGACACCCCGGTGCCGCTGCTGGAGAGCGCGCGCGGCGGCGAAGCCATCGTCTCGGGCATTGGCCTGGCCACCGGCGAAGTCAATCCGCGCGCCGTGGCCCTGATGTGGCGCGCCGGCGAACACTCGCTGGTGGACGACGTGCGCATCCAGGGCGGCCACGGCACCCGCTTGTACGACGGCAGCCGCGCCGACCCCTACCGCAAGGACGCCAAGTTCGACACCACCGCCCACTGGGACCGCCAGTACCCGAGCATCTGGGTCACCGACGGCGGCGGCGGCACCTTCTCGGGCGTGTGGTCGCCGAGCGGCTACGCCCAGGCCGGCTTCTACGTCTCCAACACCAAGACCCCGGGCAAGGTCTACGAGCTCTCGGCCGAGCACCACATCCGCGCCGAGATCGTGCTGGACAATGTCGAGAACTGGGAATTCCTGGCGCCGCAGACGGAAGAAGAAATCCGCGATGGCGCCGACGCCGTCTCGCTCGAGATCCGCAACTCGAAGAACCTGCTGTTCGCGAACTACCACGGCTACCGCGTGACCCGTTCGTACAAGCCGATGCCGGCCGCGGTGGTGATCTCGAACTCGAGCGACATCCGCTTCCGCAACGTGCACGTCAACGGCGAGAGCGGTTTCGCCACCTGCGACGAGAACGGCTGCACCACCTACCTGCGCGCCAGCAAGTACCCGTACGAGAATTCGATCCGCGACATCACCAACAAGCTCGACATCCGCGAGCGCGAGTTCGCCGTGTTCGACTACACCGGCAAGCAGAAGACCGCGCCGGCGCCGCAGGGCAAGGTCGAGAAGCTGGAAGGCGGCTTCTGGTCGGTGGCCGGCGCCACCGTCGACCCGAAGGGCAAGCTCTACTTCGTGGACCGCTACTGGAAGCGCATCTATAGCTGGTCGAAGGACCGCGGCCTGTCGGTCGAGCGCGACGCCCCGCTGGATCCGATCAACCTGGCGATGGACAACAGCGGCAACCTGCTGGTCGTGTCCTCCTTCGGCCCGCAGGGCACGGTGTATTCGTTCAAGCCGGGCAGCAATGGCATCGAGATGAGCGTCATCAAGCCGACCCCGGTGGCCAAGCGCGCCAATGCCAGGGTGGCGATCCCGGTGAACTTCTGGCAGAACGGCGAGTTCAAGGACCAGCTGAACTTCGAGACCTACGAGTTCACCACCCTGGCCGAGATGTTCGCCCGTGACGTCGCCCTGCCGAAAGCCCAGGAATACGTGTCGCCGGACGGCAGCCTGGTGCTGCCGGCCTACCGCGTGCTGCGCCAGGGCGCGCCGGATCACCTGGGCTGGCGCTGGGCCGATTCGCACCAGGCGCACGGCCTGGTGACGGCGCCGGTGGGCCAGCGCGTGGTGTTCACCAATGGCTCCGAGAACCGCACCTTCAGCGGCGTGGTGGGCGAGGGCGGCGGCATCACCGAACTCAAGCAGCTGGCCGACCGCGGCGGCGAGAGCGCGGCCGTGGGCCCGAACGGCGACGTCTACGTGGCCAACGGCCAGGTCTTCATCTACGGCCAGGACGGCAAGCAGAAGGGTCGCATCGACGTGCCCGAGCGTCCGCTGCAGCTGGTGTTCGGCGGCCCGGACAAGCGCACCCTGTTCATCCTGACCCATCACTCGCTGTACGCGACCCAGGTCAAGTGAAGCGCCTGTCCACTTCCCTTGCGCGCGCGCTGCTGCTCGGCGCGCTGGTGCTGGGCGGGGCAGCCGCCCAGGCCCAGCAGCAGCCGGCCCCGCCCAGCGTCCAGCTGTGGCCGGGCGGCGCGCCCGGTTCCGAGAAACGCCACGGCGAGCCCGAGACGGTCAAGGACGGGGTCTACTACAGCAATGTGCACGACCCCTCGCTGACCGTTCTGAAGGCCGACCCGCGCCACGCCAACGGCGCGGCCGTGGTGGTGGTGCCGGGCGGCGGCCATCGCATGCTGGTGTTCCAGAACGAAGGCATGCTGGCCGCCAAGAACCTGAACCGTATCGGCGTCACCGCCTTCGTGCTTAAGTACCGCCTGGCGCGCGACGAGGCCTCGGGCGCGAAGTACTCGATCGAGAACGACGCCGCCAGCGACCTGCGGCGCGCGGTCCGCTGGGTGCGCGCCAACGCCGCCCAGTACGGCGTAGACCCCGAGCGCGTGGGCGTGATGGGCTTCTCGGCCGGCGGCGAGCTGGTCTCGCTAGTGGCCGACAATCCGGAACCGGCCCCGCCGGCCAGGCGCGACGCGGTCGACCGCGAAAGCGCCCGTCCCGACTTCCAGGTGCTGGTCTATCCGGGCCCGCTGGGCGTGCCGGCGAAGGACGTGAAGAATGCCCCGCCGGCCTTCCTGGTGGCGGGCTCGCGCGACGCCTGCTGCATGCCGCCCACCATCGCGCTCTACCAGCAACTGGTCGCGGCCGGCGTGTCGGCCGAGCTGCACCTGTACGCCGACACCGACCACGCCTTCAACGTCGGCCAGCGCGGCGAGCGCGTCTCGCTGCAGCACTGGCCCGACCGCCTGAGTGACTGGCTGGCGGACGGCGGCTGGCTGGTGCCGCGCAAGGGGCGCAAGCCGGAAGGCGTGCCGGCGCCATGATGCCGCCGTCCCGAGAATCAGAGGAGAACACATGAAACGCACGATGCTCGCGCTGGCCGCCTCGATGGCGCTGGCGCCCGCCGCCTGGGCCGACAGCCAGTTCAAGCTGCTCGTACTGGCGATTCCCAACAAGTACCACTACGAATACATCCCGATCGCCCGCGACAGCCTGGAAAGGCTGGGCAAGCTGCACTCCTTCGACTTCACCTGGACCAACAAGCCCCAGATCTTCGAGGGCGACCTCAAGCAGTATGCGGCGGTGATCTTCCTGAACACCCCGGGCGAGGAGCTGAACCCGGTCCAGCGCCAGAAGTTCGAGGACTACATGCGCGGCGGCGGCAACGCCATCGTGGTGCACCGCGCCGCGATCACGCCGCCGGACAACTGGCCCTGGTACGAGAAGCTGGTCGGCCGCCGCGTGGGCGTGCACCCGATGCTGCAGACCGGCGTGGTGACCGTGGTCGACAAGGGCTTCCCGGCCACCTACGGCATTCCGGAGCGCTGGATCTGGAGCGACGAGTTCTACGTCACCACCAATCCCTACAACGTGAAGATCAACACGGTGCTGGGGGTGGACGAATCGAGCTACGACCCGCGCAAGATCTGGCCGGGCCAGGTGTCCGAGCCCATGGGCAAGGACCACCCGATCGCCTGGCACCACCAGCACGAGAAGGGCCGCGTGTTCGTCACCACCCTCGGGCACGTGGGCGAGATGTACCGCGATCCGCAATACCTCACCCACCTGATGGGCGGGATCTACTGGGCCGCCACCGGCAAGGGCCAGTTGCGCTGAACGGCAGGGCAGGGCCGGGTAGGCGATTGGCCCTGTATTGACGGGCAAGCAGTCTCATCCGTACAAGCCGGCGCGCGGGATTGTGGCAAGATAGCCGGGGACACGAGATCGTTCCCGGCCATCCATCCAGCCCCGTAACCCGCCATGCATTCTCCCACCCTTGCGCTGCCCGGCATTGACGCCGCAGCTTTCGGCTGGCAGCTCTTCGAGCGCAGTCCCGACTGCGTCAAGCTGCTCAGCCTCGACGGCCGCCTGCTGGCCATGAACCGCAACGGGCTGAGCGCCCTCGAGATCGACGACACGGCCGCCGTGCTGGGCCAGCCCTGGGTCGCGCTCTGGCCCGAGGAGAGCCGAACAACCGTCGAGGCCGCGCTGGCCTCCGCCCGCGGCGGCGCCGACCAGCGCTTCGAGGCGCCCTGCCCCACCCTGCGCGGCAAGCCCAGATGGTGGGACGTGAACGTCAGCCTGGTGCCGGGCGCCGGGGGCCAGCCGGCCGTGCTGCTGGCGGTGTCGCGCGACATCACGGCGATGCGCCAGGCCGAGCGCGAGTTGCAGGCCGCCAACCGCAGCATGCGCGACGTGTTCCACCAGGCGCCGGCCTTCATGTGCGTGCTGCGCGGTCCCGAGCACGTCTACGAAATGATCAACGAGCGCTACCTGCAACTGGTCGGTTACCGCGACCTGGTCGGCCGCAAGGTGCGCGACGCCCTGCCGGAACTGGCCGCCCAGGGTTACGTCGAGCTGCTCGACCGCGTCTACCGCAGCGGCGAGCCCTTCATCGGCGCCGACCTGCCGCTGATGCTGCAACGCGGCCCCGGCATGGCGCCGGAAGAGCGCTACATCGACCTGGCCTTCACCGCCCTGCGCGACGCCGAAGGCGGCATCAGCGGGCTGCTGGTGCACGGGATCGACCAGACCGACCGCAAGCTGGCCGAACTGGCCCAGCGCGCCGACCGCGAGCGCATGCAGCTGGCGGCCGAGGCGGCGGAACTCGGCCTGTGGACCTGGCGCCCCGAGGACGACATGGTGCACTGGGAGAACGCGCGCCTGTTCGAGATCTTCGGGCTGTCGCCCGAGCAGCCGCCCGTGAACGCGGCGCGCTTCCTGCAGGAGTTCATCCACCCCGACGACGCCCCCGCCTTCGGCGCCGCGGTCGCGCGCACCCTGGAGAGCGGCGCCCCCCTGTTCTTCCACGGGCGGATACGGCGCAGCGACGGCGAGCAGCGCTGGATCGAAGTGTTCGGGCGCGCCCGCCAGTCCCAGGGCGAGGGCCCGCCCCAGCTGGTGGGCGCGGTGAGCGACATCACCGAACGCAAGCTGGCCGAGCTGGCGCTGCACGAAACCCGCGAGCGCTTCGAGAAGCTGGTCAGCCAGGCCGCCACCGGGGTGGTCCAGATGGACGTCGACGGCCACATCACCTTCGCCAACGGGAAGTACTGCGAGATGCTGGGCTACGCGCCGGGGGAACTGATCGGCCGCCACGTGATGGACGTGACCGCGCCCGATTCGCTCGGCGCCACCGCGGCGGCGATGCGCAAGCTGCGCGAGGACGGCATCGGCTTCGTCATCGACAAATCCTACCTGCGCCGCGACGGCAGCCTGATGCCGGCCACCAGCAGCGTCAACGCGCTGCGCGGCCCGCAGGGCGAATTCCAGGGCATGGTGGCGATCGTGCTCGACACCACCGAGAGCAAGCGCGCGGCCGAGCGCCTGCGCGCCAGCGAGGAGCGTTACCGCACCCTGTTCGAATCGATGGACCAGGGCTTCTGCATCATCGACATCCTGTTCGACCCGGCCGGCCAGCCGGTCGACTACCGCTTCATGGAGATGAACCGGATGTTCGAGCGCCACACCGGCCTGTCGAACGCGGTCGGGCGCACCGCCCTGGAGCTGGTGCCGTCCCTGGACCGTTTCTGGATCGAGACCTACGGCCGGGTGGCGACCACCGGCGAAGCGGCGCGCTTCGAGAGCGAGGCCCGGGCCATGGGGCGCTGGTTCGACGTCTACGCCACCCGCATCGGCGGCGCCGGCAGCGCCCGCGTCGCGCTGCTGTTCAGCGACATCACGGCGCGCAAGGCTTCGGAAGACAGGCTGCGCACCCTGGCCGACGGGCTGGCAGAAGCGGACCGCCGCAAGACCGAGTTCCTGGCCACCCTGGCGCACGAGCTGCGCAACCCGCTGGCGCCGATCCGCAGCGGCCTGGCCGTGATCCGCCTGAGCGGCGACAACCCCGCCGCGGTCGCCAAGGTGCGCCAGATG
Above is a genomic segment from Massilia sp. KIM containing:
- a CDS encoding glycosyl hydrolase family 28-related protein; amino-acid sequence: MKMTLPARHALALAALMAVSAASSAASVSAYQSLPDDPKSIVVRAAKGDGKADDTAAIQDAINRAANGGQGGIVFLPSGRYRLTRSILIPLAVRVYGVGPTRPVFVLAPNTPGFQKGVANMVVFTGGDQYSVGKVPMPVPSAVPFSENVRNANSSTFYSALSNVDFEIGDGNPAAAGVRMHTAQHSNLSHIDFHIGSGLAGVYQVGNVAYNLRFYGGRYGILSEKTSPAWQFTLMDSSFEGQRDAAIREHEAGLTMINTEIKNTPVGVEINRGYGDWLWGKDVRFENVSKAAVIVSNENNVYTQVGFENAIARNVPTFARFRDSGKTLAGNGKDYKVSEFNYGMFVKQMGAPGQFATNYKTAALPASVNTARALRPLPATTEWANVRSFGAKGDGTTDDTAAIQKAIDSKRVVYLPLGFYVVNDTIRMKPDTVIVALHPGLTQLLIPNGSPKFQGVDTPVPLLESARGGEAIVSGIGLATGEVNPRAVALMWRAGEHSLVDDVRIQGGHGTRLYDGSRADPYRKDAKFDTTAHWDRQYPSIWVTDGGGGTFSGVWSPSGYAQAGFYVSNTKTPGKVYELSAEHHIRAEIVLDNVENWEFLAPQTEEEIRDGADAVSLEIRNSKNLLFANYHGYRVTRSYKPMPAAVVISNSSDIRFRNVHVNGESGFATCDENGCTTYLRASKYPYENSIRDITNKLDIREREFAVFDYTGKQKTAPAPQGKVEKLEGGFWSVAGATVDPKGKLYFVDRYWKRIYSWSKDRGLSVERDAPLDPINLAMDNSGNLLVVSSFGPQGTVYSFKPGSNGIEMSVIKPTPVAKRANARVAIPVNFWQNGEFKDQLNFETYEFTTLAEMFARDVALPKAQEYVSPDGSLVLPAYRVLRQGAPDHLGWRWADSHQAHGLVTAPVGQRVVFTNGSENRTFSGVVGEGGGITELKQLADRGGESAAVGPNGDVYVANGQVFIYGQDGKQKGRIDVPERPLQLVFGGPDKRTLFILTHHSLYATQVK
- a CDS encoding alpha/beta hydrolase; the protein is MKRLSTSLARALLLGALVLGGAAAQAQQQPAPPSVQLWPGGAPGSEKRHGEPETVKDGVYYSNVHDPSLTVLKADPRHANGAAVVVVPGGGHRMLVFQNEGMLAAKNLNRIGVTAFVLKYRLARDEASGAKYSIENDAASDLRRAVRWVRANAAQYGVDPERVGVMGFSAGGELVSLVADNPEPAPPARRDAVDRESARPDFQVLVYPGPLGVPAKDVKNAPPAFLVAGSRDACCMPPTIALYQQLVAAGVSAELHLYADTDHAFNVGQRGERVSLQHWPDRLSDWLADGGWLVPRKGRKPEGVPAP
- a CDS encoding ThuA domain-containing protein; its protein translation is MKRTMLALAASMALAPAAWADSQFKLLVLAIPNKYHYEYIPIARDSLERLGKLHSFDFTWTNKPQIFEGDLKQYAAVIFLNTPGEELNPVQRQKFEDYMRGGGNAIVVHRAAITPPDNWPWYEKLVGRRVGVHPMLQTGVVTVVDKGFPATYGIPERWIWSDEFYVTTNPYNVKINTVLGVDESSYDPRKIWPGQVSEPMGKDHPIAWHHQHEKGRVFVTTLGHVGEMYRDPQYLTHLMGGIYWAATGKGQLR
- a CDS encoding PAS domain S-box protein, with translation MHSPTLALPGIDAAAFGWQLFERSPDCVKLLSLDGRLLAMNRNGLSALEIDDTAAVLGQPWVALWPEESRTTVEAALASARGGADQRFEAPCPTLRGKPRWWDVNVSLVPGAGGQPAVLLAVSRDITAMRQAERELQAANRSMRDVFHQAPAFMCVLRGPEHVYEMINERYLQLVGYRDLVGRKVRDALPELAAQGYVELLDRVYRSGEPFIGADLPLMLQRGPGMAPEERYIDLAFTALRDAEGGISGLLVHGIDQTDRKLAELAQRADRERMQLAAEAAELGLWTWRPEDDMVHWENARLFEIFGLSPEQPPVNAARFLQEFIHPDDAPAFGAAVARTLESGAPLFFHGRIRRSDGEQRWIEVFGRARQSQGEGPPQLVGAVSDITERKLAELALHETRERFEKLVSQAATGVVQMDVDGHITFANGKYCEMLGYAPGELIGRHVMDVTAPDSLGATAAAMRKLREDGIGFVIDKSYLRRDGSLMPATSSVNALRGPQGEFQGMVAIVLDTTESKRAAERLRASEERYRTLFESMDQGFCIIDILFDPAGQPVDYRFMEMNRMFERHTGLSNAVGRTALELVPSLDRFWIETYGRVATTGEAARFESEARAMGRWFDVYATRIGGAGSARVALLFSDITARKASEDRLRTLADGLAEADRRKTEFLATLAHELRNPLAPIRSGLAVIRLSGDNPAAVAKVRQMMERQVGHMVHLIDDLLDVARISGGKLELKKARVDLRTVLSSAVETSLPALEAGRHMLDLDLAGQALMADADPTRIAQVVANLLNNAAKYTPAGGRIHLSARRDAGTAVIAVSDTGVGIPAESLDGVFDMFNQVGRNLDRAQGGLGIGLSLVRRLVEMHEGTVEADSAGSGKGSVFTVRLPLAQDAVDAPPVGAAAPAQAAPTGGARVLVVDDNVDAATTLSMVLEMNGHATRIAHDGQAGLAAARAFAPQVVFLDIGMPGMNGYETARAMLALPELAGVVLVALTGWGADSDRSQSSEAGFDHHLTKPVQLEAVEAILARHAPRQPGNT